CAGGGATTTGAATAGGTTGCAGTCCTGTGCTACCATACAGTATGTTTTTCTAAATAAAGAAGGAAAAGTGCATGAAAAGCTTACTTACGAGGATACTAAAATTATAAGTCCATATAATACGTATATTCATCCGGGTCTTCCACCGGGACCAATCTGTTCACCGGGCATGGATTCCATAAACGCAGCATTATACCCCGATGAAGATACAGACTACATGTTCTTTATCGCAGGGCCGGAAGGTTCTACTAAGTTCTCCAAGACATATCAGGAGCATTTAAAGGCAATGAAGCAATATGGATTGGCAAAATAATTACACAAAAATTAATTAGGCTGGCTTAAACGCCAGAAATGTATAAAATAAAGATGGCTGCAGCCATCTTTATTTTATACGTTGTAACTGATTGGAGCAATGAAATGATTAATTATGAATACATTACTCAATATATAAGAGAGACTATTAAACCTAGTACAGGCCTTTTAGCGGAGCTTGAAGAATATGCTTTAAAAAATCATGTTCCAATAATTCAGCCTGAGGTTGCAGCACTTTTGAAGGTTATTGGAAGTATGAAGCGGCCCGCAAGAATTCTGGAGGTTGGGACAGCCATAGGATATTCTTCTATATTGTTTTCGGGATTTATGCAGCAAAAGGGTATAATAGATACCATAGAGCGAAATGAAGAAATGATTGAGCTGGCCAGAAAAAACATAAAGCGTGCCGGACTTCAGGGTAATATAAATGTTATTGCAGGAGATGCTTCAGAGGTTCTGGCCTGCCTTGACAAAAGCTATGATATGATTTTCATTGATGCAGCCAAGGGACAGTATGGGGAGTTTTTTGAACATTGCAAGAGAATGCTTGCCTCAGGCGGTATTCTTGTTTCAGACAATGTTCTGTACAAGGGTATGACTGCAAGTGATGACCTTGTGGTAAGAAGAAAGAGAACTATAGTTAACAGAATGAGAAGCTTCCTGAAAGAACTTTGCGAGGATGAGTCATTTGAGACAGGTATTATCCCTATAGGAGATGGAGTAGCACTAAGCTATAAGAAACAGTAAAAGAAAAAAATGTTGCGGGAGGACTTATGAAAAAGGTTGAGCTTCTGGCTCCGGCCGGAAATCTTGAAAAACTAAAAATGGCAATTATGTATGGTGCAGACGCAGTATATATTGGAGGACAAAAATTCGGCTTAAGGGCGTCTGCTGATAATTTCTCACTTGAGGACATAAAGGCGGGACTTGTATTTGCACACGATCGGGAGTGTAAGGTCTATGTGACCGTTAACATAATTCCTCATAATGAAGATCTTGTGGGATTGCCCGAATATATTAGACAGCTTGATGAACTGGGAGTGGATGCTCTTATAGTATCTGACCCCGGAATTTTTGATATTGTACGTGAAAACGCTCCTGATATGGAAATACATGTGAGTACTCAGGCTAATAATACAAATTATGCAAGTGCAATGTTCTGGTACAGGCATGGTGCCAAGCGAATTGTTACTGCTAGGGAGCTTTCTCTTATAGAAATAAGTGAAATTAAGGAAAAAATCCCGGATGACTTGGATTTAGAGGCCTTTATCCATGGTGCGATGTGTATTTCATATTCGGGAAGGTGCCTGCTCAGCAATTACATGGCAGGAAGAGATTCAAACAGAGGAGCCTGTTCCCATCCGTGCAGATGGAAGTACCATCTGGTTGAAGAAAAGCGTCCAGGAGAGTACTACCCTGTTTATGAGGATGAAAAGGGGACATATATATACAATTCAAAGGATTTATGCACCATTGAGTATATCCCCGAACTTGTGAAAGCAGGTATCTACAGTTTTAAAATAGAGGGCAGGATGAAAAGCTCCTTTTACGTAGCCACCGTTGTAAGTGCCTATAG
This genomic stretch from Ruminiclostridium cellulolyticum H10 harbors:
- a CDS encoding O-methyltransferase is translated as MINYEYITQYIRETIKPSTGLLAELEEYALKNHVPIIQPEVAALLKVIGSMKRPARILEVGTAIGYSSILFSGFMQQKGIIDTIERNEEMIELARKNIKRAGLQGNINVIAGDASEVLACLDKSYDMIFIDAAKGQYGEFFEHCKRMLASGGILVSDNVLYKGMTASDDLVVRRKRTIVNRMRSFLKELCEDESFETGIIPIGDGVALSYKKQ
- a CDS encoding peptidase U32 family protein, whose product is MKKVELLAPAGNLEKLKMAIMYGADAVYIGGQKFGLRASADNFSLEDIKAGLVFAHDRECKVYVTVNIIPHNEDLVGLPEYIRQLDELGVDALIVSDPGIFDIVRENAPDMEIHVSTQANNTNYASAMFWYRHGAKRIVTARELSLIEISEIKEKIPDDLDLEAFIHGAMCISYSGRCLLSNYMAGRDSNRGACSHPCRWKYHLVEEKRPGEYYPVYEDEKGTYIYNSKDLCTIEYIPELVKAGIYSFKIEGRMKSSFYVATVVSAYRQAIDAYMADPENYRFDPEWLKELSKASHREYTTGFYFNKTSGADQIYNTSSYIREYDFVGVVLEYDKETGIAKIEQRNRMIVGDEIEVVSPRKGYFTQTIKEMKNEDGESIRTAPHAQMIVYMPMDQEVGPYSILRRK